The Cololabis saira isolate AMF1-May2022 chromosome 23, fColSai1.1, whole genome shotgun sequence genomic sequence tgtgtgcagctctgctctgtagactgcgccttttgggtcggtgcgccatatgtatgttttaaatctaaaaatgacacacaaaaatgagggtgcgcctttccacacggtgcgccgaatggtcgcgaaaatacggtatatagaATTGATAATTTTTAATAGCCTACGTTTATTCATAACCAtctattttatgtttattgtgattctattagcctattgatTTTACATTGAAATATTTAGTGAATGTATTGGCATTGGCGTACTTTGAAATATTTAGATTTTATATAATACTTTGATtttgatattatattatatataagttCAGTTGGCAGTTAACACTGGGACCAGTAAAAACCACTGACGATCAGCCGACTCACATTTccgtttttatttatcctttcaGAATAAATTATTTTCTAAAATATGTGACCCTATGAGTCAGCTTGCACTCTGTGGGCGTAACACCTGCATTAACAAAGTAACCACTCAGCTTAATGTTTTTGGTACAGGTGTCTCTTATTTAATTCACACTAagtcacatacatacacatagtaccgttttgttttttcatccaCTAAACAGACGTCCATGTACAACATTCGTATAAATGATCGGTGAACGGTGGAAATGGCTAATCCAAAGAAGGGAAGGGTTAATTTTCAAACTTTGGCATGGCATCATTCCCAGTTCCACTTTTCAACTTTAGAGATAAAATGAATTCACTGTGCAGTATAAATTCTAGGTGAGCCagcaaaatatatttaaatagcTAAGACATTTTGGGAAGCTAACCAAGAAAATACTAAGGTGTTTTAGCCCCATTTAAGGATAGAGGAAAACAATCATAAATCTAAGAATGGAATCCTAAACCCATGAATTGTGACTTAATGAACCCCCAAATTTGCAGGAAAAATTGTGACCTTGTAAACTCCTACATTTCCAATTAAAAACTCTCCAAAATTctccaaaatcataaaaaaaaaaaatcataaactgTGAGTTAATAATCTTTATGTTTAGTTAAATTCACAGAACTAAACTTAGAAATGGTCATTTAATGAATCAacaattttgtaatttttttgcaTATTTGCACGATCATAATTTCAGACACAATAAGATTGAGAATTTGCAAGAAAACCCTTTGGGATCACAACAAAGATATTGCTTCTCTGAGGCATAATGCTTCACCCTGAAGAACTTAAATATTCCTCTTGGCATCCTTCTTAAGGTGGTTACAAATGAAGAAAGTCAATTCTACTTCTCCAATTGTTTATTGTTAGGCAGATTTTGTAGATTGGGGGCCATCTGGTGGCTTTGGGGGCCCTATGCATCTGCATAATCTGGGTCTGCCGCATGCCATATCAGTTTATCTCTTCATTTGCTCATGAAAGTGATACAACAGTTTCTATCATGCTTTCAGTTTGTGCGCGAGGAGGCTCTTTGTGCCTGGGAGGAGTTATGTCTGTGGTCAAAGACCTGCAAGATTAGAGTTTTCAAAATGTGCTGAATGCAGCACCGGAGCTAAACTTATAGTCACAAAGGGCTACATGCCTTTACTGAAGATGGAACTCACAGCAAAAAATCACTCCATTCCTCTAAGTGATGGAAACAGTATACCTCTGATAGGACTGGGGACTTATGGAGATCCTCGTTCGGTAAGGCAGGTTATTAAACCTGACAGAATTCAATATCTAAGTATATGATGTCATGTTTGATCCATGTGCCATGTTGTGAAAACACAAGTATCATgctgtgttttcatttatttgttttattttctctggCAGACCCCCAAAGGAACTGCCTATGAAGCTGTTAAACTGGCCATAGATGTTGGTTACAGGCACTTGGATGGAGCTTTGGTCTATTACAATGAGCACGAGGTGGGACAAGCAATAAGGGAAAAAATTGCAGATGGAACAGTGAAAAGGGAGGACATTTTTTACTGCGGAAAGGTTTGCAAAGTTTCCTTGTTTGTGTCTGAaacccttttctctctcctgaGAATCACATTCTCTTAGGTTCCCTTAGATAACCTTCTGCCAAAGTTTTGCAACAACTAAGACTTCTTGTCCGCATTGATGTTTCAGTTGTGGAACACATTCCATCCGCCTGAGTTAGTACGACCAGCTTTGGAGAAAACACTGGAGACATTGAAGCTGGATTATGTTGACCTCTACATTGTAGAAATGCCCACAGCATTTAAGGTTGTATATGTATTTTAATTCAACTACAAATACCAGTACATGTTGCtatcatttttttaatataatttttatcATTTCATATACTATTTTTTAAGTATTTGCAATTAACCTCACAAAATCTTACTCTGATTTTCTGTAGCCGGGAGATACATTCTATCCCAAAGATGAGAATGGGAAGTGGCTTTATCACGAGACGGACCTTTGTGCTACATGGGAGGTGAGACTCATAGTCCTTCTTTTGTCAGAAAGGAAAGTTGTGCAAGTCGAGTTATTCGACTTCTTTAAGGACAAAACTGACTTAATGACTCATGGTCACTAGCCTGACTAGTGATgaaattatgaaaataagtcaactcACAATCCCATTTTGTTTTGCTGGTAAAAAGTTAATGATTTTCAGGGAATAGAGAGTCTGTCAAGGCGGTCAATAACCTTTATAGGATATGTTATCACCGTTGGTGATTTGTTTAAAGTTCAAAGTCTAGTTTATTTTCTGCCTGTGCTCGTCTTGCAGGCTTTGGAAACTTGCAAAGATGCTGGTCTGATAAAGTCTCTTGGAGTATCCAACTTTAACAAGCGTCAGCTGGAGCTGATCCTGAACAAACCTGGACTTAAACACAAACCAGTGTCAAACCAGGTACAAATGCTTTGATCCCATACAGTCAATAAATGATTTATGTGATGAGATAACCCAAACGTTTGTACTGTAGACAGACATTACAAGTTAGAATATGTCTTTGGTGTCTCCGTATGCAAGACTCACAAGGAAGTGTCTAGTCTGTCTGCATCAAGAATAACAACAATATTGTATTTTTACTCTTCCTAACAAAGGTTGAATGTCACCCGTACTTCACCCAGCCAAAGTTGCTGGAATACTGCCGGCAGAAGGACATCGTCATCGTTGGTTACAGCCCCCTGGGCACATCCAGGGATGCATCATGGTATGGACCTGCTTCACCTCAGACGCAAAAGATCaccaaaaaattcagtttttactTTTCAACCTGTAATTTAATTGCCTAAATACATTTATTCTACAATTATATTATACTGAACAGTGCAGTTATATAAACAATAGTCCAAACTTGTGGAGTACTTTTATAAACTTGTCAAAGTTCTGCAAAGAACTTTACAATGTGGtcctcattcatccattcataaaAACAGTGACCTCGTTCTTTTTATCTATAATTACACACCAATTAACATATCGGGACAAGCCAGAGCTCAAGGACACGTTTACACACGAGGAGTTGAAATCAACCCACCAGCTGAAGGACGACCTGCTCTACTCATTGATCCACAATATACCTGTTATACATTTGCATGCAGCAATTTGCAAATTCTTTGAACCCTAAACTTTATGAGAAGTAGtgcaatatttatatttaaatgatGAATATgtaaatttaaacttttttcatttttaaaaatgtcagaCAACAGCACTATTATTGTAAGAAGTACTTGGTGAAGTATTGCAACATTCATTGGGTTAATTGGTAAGAGGTCAGTAACATGGGGTCCTTGGCTGTTTGGTCTTTCAGAACTAAACATGAGGAGGAGTTCAACAGTCTGTGAAAGACTGTGTGGGCAAGTTCAAATTATGTTTAATAATTTTGCCGTAAAATGTATGGAATTAACTGGATTAATTTATTGTCATTGGACAAAAAAATTAACTGCACACCTCCCGAAATGAAATACTTCAATATGCAGAGGATATAAGATAAGGATTCCTTTATTCATATCACAGTGGAGACATTTTTGATTGGGAGAACAGACATATTCTGTGGTTGAAATCACTGCACAGGTTCAGAAACACCTTTCTGTTCAAGCAGCTGATAAATGCAAATGCAAATCTAccattcaaataaaacaacatgttTATAGAAGATGCAATGGTGTGGGTGCCTTCTTTTAACCCAAGCTCATTTAAGGTGGACTGATGTGAATCAGGAAACTGATTTGACATCTGATTAATCAAAATTTTAAAGGAAACTATGGATGCTGCATCCTTCAGGCTAATGAAAAAGCACCCATCTGCATCAGCTTGCCATCAGCACACAGATGAAAAACCAGCATCTGTGCTCATGAGACCCTATTTGTGCATTTGTTACTGTTACTGGCACATTAAAGACAGTGTTAACGCTTCAtgataaatcaatattttaaaGCACGTGTTTTAAGGGAAGACTTTGCTTATTTCAACAAGACAATACCAAGCTACCTGTTATAATGAGACTTTATCTGTGCATTTGACATTAGTTACTTGCACATTTGGGAAAATGCCACAAATGCAGCAACATTGATGCCAATCTATGTATGTGTTTTTAGCGAAGGCTTTGCTTATTTCACAAGCAAAAACTGACCTACATGTAGCAATCAAACAAATTACCAAAAAGCTGAAGTTGCCTAATAACAGCCCTCCTTTATTGCCCATTAAATAATTTAGTAAATTATGAAATGAAATGTTACAAAACTGTTATAGACCATAATCAACTAAAGATGTAATGCATTAATacacattaatatgtgtgcagacaaagtaaaaaaaaacaactaaagatGTAATGCAACACAGCAATAAACATGcttctctttcaacattttgtgaaCGTGTTTCTAGCAGgatttcttttctcccatcatTTTTCTCAGCCTCCCAGCATAATTAGAAAATGAGAAATTAAAGCACCGATCTCTTAAACAGGGTCAACCTCAAATGTCCCCCTCTGCTGGAAGATGAACTACTGTCATCAATTGCCAAAAAGTATAAGAAGACCACAGCGCAGGTGTGCTTAAGGTTCAATGTGCAGAGGGGAGTGGTAGTCATCCCAAAGAGCTTCAGCCATGATCGTATCAAGGATAACTTTGATGTAAGTTTGTATTCCACCAATTTTTGTAGAAATTTAAAATATCTGCAATTAACACATCCAAAAAACAGacttttgaaataatttcttaatTAATCCGTCACAACTCCAGATATTcgacttctctctctctgaggATGAAATGAAGGCGATAGAGGGGCTGAACAAGAATATTCGTTTTGTGGAGCTTCTCATGTGAgtatggtgtgtttttttttttatttctctctctcAGGACCAGAAGATTAATATTTCTCTTATACTGTCTCAACAGGTGGTCTGACCATCCAGAGTATCCATTTCATGACGACTACTGATTCCACAAATTTCCAGATCACTTTTCCATCATTGTCAGCTTGATTACTTATGAACTGAACAACCTTTTTGTGCCTTAATTTGAGACTTTATGAAACACTTCCAATGTTTACTGTACTATACTGACTTTATTGAAGTTGGACACCTGTTCATTTCAAAAGTGACTCTGCAATCTTTATCTAAAACTATTTTTGTTCTCAGTTACATTAAAAATCTCTTAGATTAAAATGAAaacgaaaaataaaaagtgatatttttcttttgatgCTGAATTGTTTTGTAATCACTTAGGTCATGTTGTGTGTGAACTTTTTGTACCCACACTGCATGTCTTTGTCGTCATTGAGTATCTCTCTATGGCTTATCTGTGTCTCGTTTTCATTGCTATATGTCTACATATGCAAAATGTTGGTCATTCAGGCGTCCACTTTTGCCATGTTTTCCTTTTGTGAatgttttcatgtattttgtCTGGTTTTGTTAGGACCTAGGAACCTTTATTATATCACTGGAATAAGATCACGGCCCCCACTGGACTTCCGTACAATGTTGTCACTTGAATAACCTACTATGCTTTGTTAAAGATATGCAAGTTTAGCACATCCGGGCGCCGCCTTGTGTTCCTACTGCTGTACTTACAAacaaaatatacaggactgtgtcagaaaattagaatattgtgataaagttctttattttctgtaatgcaattaaaaaaacaaaaatgtcatacattctggattcattacaaatcaactgaaatattgcaagcttttattattttaatattgttgattatggtttacaatttaagattaagattcccagaatattccatttttttgagataggatatttgagtctTCTTATATGGaggatttggattttttttaaactgacagttttacatttacatttcatgattcagcaacacgaaatcattaattaaatgtgtcattaattaattaaatgcagttttacatttcatgattctcaCGCAACactaaatcattaattaaatgtgtcattaattaattaaatgctgaaacaataaatatatattttacttaaaatgaattatattttaattaattaatgacatatttaattttaattttaattaattaattacacatttaattaattaatgatatatttcattcccaattcaattaattaatgatgtatttatttaattttggcacaaaaaatcctccatattcttaaaccatgatcagcaatattaaaaggcttgcaatatttcagttgatttgtaatgaatccagaatgtatgacatttttgtttttgtaattgcattacagaaaatcactatattctaattttctgagagagtCCTGTACACAGTCGTCGgttaaaataaacagataacCAGGAAGCGCAAGTCTCATCTTTTTAACCAACTTAAAATTTACGGGGATTTCCGATGTAGCATTTGTTTTTCCGAGGGCTCCTGAACGCACCAGCGGCTTCCCCCTCCCTGCTAGTCACAGTTAGCAACGCCGGCTAATGTGGCTACAACACCCGCAGACGACGTTAATTTACACCGAAACTCACCTCCGGTGAAACCAAACAAAGCcgtgtttgtcttttttcctcGTTGTTCCTATTTACCACGCTCAAACCACGACAAAGTAACCTGTTCGCGGGACATTTGCAAGCCCAGCGCCTAGTGTTTAGTTGCGCAACGCAGAGCTAAGCTGCGTGTAGCCGCCGCGGAGCTACAGATGAATGGAGGTGGATCCGAGCAAAACTGGCGTTAATTCGTGTTTAACGATGAAGAGGCACGGGTGCTGAAGAAGCcagagctgctgctaaaggGAGATGGATCAGAGGGATCAGTGGACGGAGGGCTGCCCAGGTGTGACGGCGGGGGGGCGATAACAACAACACCAGGGActgtagctgcagctgcttTATTTACACCTGCACCCTCTCAGATCGGCGTCCACCACGTCCTGCAGGATTGATATTCGTGCATGAGGGATGGTGCCACGGCGGGGTGACCCTGCCCTACCCAGGTAGGGAGGACTGTCCCCGGCCTGAGCCTGGCCCGGCCCGGAGGAGGATGGGAAGACTCAGCCTGGCTGATCCACTTCACCACAACTTTCTGCTGCTTCATTTAGGATCATGACGGACGCGGAGGAAGAAGTCACACAAGAGTTGTTACAATGATGGATTAATCAGCTCCaacaagaccccccccccttttttttttttaaattttatttttattttttccacattaCTTTTGTAAAGACTGTGGCACTGGAAACACAACAGACTGTGGCACTGGAAACATGTCTGCGTTTGCAGAGTTCGTGCCCCCTCCCGAGTGCCCGGTGTTCGAGCCGAGCTGGGAGGATTTCTCCGACCCTTTAGGATTTATCAACAAAATCCGACCCATCGCAGAGAAATCGGGCATCTGCAAGATCCGACCCCCCCAGGTAGACACACACATTCAACAATGATTGGAGAATGGTTGGAAGTGTGgtgttatttcttttattttgagaTTTGACTCTTACTTAACCTGCGTAATTTCGGTTACGCATGCGCGAAGGCTCCACGGTATTAGTTCCAGCTCCTCTAATAAAGGTCAAAACAAGCGGCGTTTCTTCGCACTTTGTACGATACGCTTCCTTGCTAACGTGACACCgtctgcttgttttttttttagtacatTTCTATAAATTCAACAGTTATTGATGTGTTGGCGAGTTCAATGATGGTCCCAGATTAATGTCATGATGCGACATTGGACTGTAGAAGGCCTGGGCTGCTGCCAAAGCACATACACTGATTTATAacccttattttattttataaatgcaACTTTCTGTCAGCATGCATTTTTGTGTCTATGTGGCCATTAAAACAGCTAATCTGCATTTAAAAAtaaggtgttttatttatttatttattaattttttaaatccacaactgctttttttttcataaactaTGAATGATGTTTCGGTATGAATGCTTCTTTACTTTTTTGAGGGAAACTAATCATTCTTAAGATGGAGTGTTGTCCTTCTTTCCAAATATGTTGTTGTCTTTGGAGTTGTAATATTTCTGGTTTCTTGTCTGTCAGGACTGGCAGCCTCCTTTTGCCTGCGATGTTCGCAACTTCCGCTTCACTCCAAGAGTGCAAAGACTAAATGAACTTGAGGTGAGTTTGACTAAAACATGTAATGTGCAATCTAGTTCaaagctgtgttttgtttttaattaaaaaaaaaaaaagaaaaagagaggcaAGCCACGTTTCTTTGTATGGAACAAGGCTAAGTGCTTGACATTGAATGTAGAGCAAGCTGGTAAAGAAAAATTCAAAAGTATATTTAAAATAGACTTACAACAACCAACAAGATTAAACAGTATAAAGTCAAATAGAGTAGGagctataaataaacaaaattaaagttTCAGTGCAGTGTGTGAAGTTCACAATTGCCTTGATAAGCAGCGgcaaagaaaaaaggtttttaacaGTGATTTAAAACcgctgagagtttcagcagacCTGCAGTTTTCTGGGACTTTGTTCTACATGCGAGAAGAGGGAAATGCTATAATATTTGGAAGTattgtgagagaaaaaaaaacaccaaatgtAGATTGATCAGCTACAAAGTTGAAGTCACTGAGAGATACTGTGAATAACATCATATATCCTTCCAAACCAGCATTCATGCTGCATAGTCTTGGGCCCTGGCAGTCATTAAGGTTTTATTTGACATGTACCACCCACTTAAACGTTATGAAAGACCAAGCACCCCCCCTTCGTGGCAAGTGCACACCGAGGTCTGTCGTCTCCACCAAACAAGAACAAGAATCACCTCGCAGCATCTTTTAGTTCTCAAAAGATACCATGTCCACAACCCGTAGAAATCACCAGTGCTTCTCAGATAAACATGAGTATACATACTTTGCTTCCAGCTACAGGATCTTTTGTCTTAAGCCTGGGGTGCTCAAGTTTGGGCTGTTGCAGGCGAAACATGATCGTTGTAAAAGATATATGATGATATCTTTTGCCGTAGTTGTTAATCAATGGTTCTACGCTGAGCAGCTCGGCGACAACCATCTCAAAGGTCTCGTGACTAAAGATTACCTGGGGTATTTTTCTGACTGTGTCAGAACTCCTTTGACTTCATAACGCAAAATGCCTCTTCTCCCAAACCATGACCCGAAACATATTCTCCTTCttcactgatttaaaaaaaaaaatgaaatcagaACACATATAATATGCCACTaaacatgttctttttgtttattgttgGTTGCTTCACAGTCAACGAATGATGATGATGCAATTGTACTTATGTCGTGGCCTATGATTGAGGAGGTTTCATCATGATACAGTCTGCACACACCAGTGCTGAGGTCCCACCCAAGATTAAACTGTTGCTAGTTGTACAGAGTGAGATGTAATGGTCTCATATGGCAGTGAAGTGTGTGCTATGTATAGGACGTCTTATTCTCTTAAAAGCAATACAAACAAACTTTGCCAAGCAAGATTGTTTCTTGCTTGGTCTTGGTATTGTTTTCTCTTCTGTCATTACTTCCTCTGATGCCTTAGTCTCTCATGTCATCCACTATAGCCCAGTGTTTTAGCTTATTCTTATAGACAGTATTGATGTAAAGTGAAACAGAGTTTCACTTTAAAGGCCATAGACAGACGTCCAAAGTTACTTTGGGTGGTTTTTGTTGATGGTATGGATAGGAGGCTGCAGGAACTGGGTGATCTTggctaaaattaataaaatattctttaaaATGAAATTGGAACTGATGTTTTAACATGAAAATAGTCCTTGGTGTCCATTTAAAAATGTCTCTTCATCCAATTCATGGTAGTGAAGAATTTCCATTAAAGGCATTTTGATATTGCTTTCATGAACGTGCCTTCGGTGGCCAACAGAACATTGACTGTAATCTTTCCCTTCTCCTGTTTTTTCAGGCGCTTACTCGGGTTAAGCTCAACTTTCTGGACCAAATTGCAAAGTTCTGGGAGTTGCAGGGATCAAAGGTTCGATTCCCTCACATAGAAAGAAAAGTTTTGGACCTCTATCAGCTCAGTAAGGTAaaagttctttttcttttctttttgtagtGCGTGATAATGGTAAAATGTTGTCTGTGTCTGTCATGCTGGTGAAACACTCATATTGGACATGTCTCTTCTTCAGATTGTATCATCTGAGGGCGGTTTTGAGGACGTGTGTAAAGAGAAGAAATGGTCCAAAGTAGCCAGTCGCATGGGTTTCCCATCGGGGAGAGGCACGGGTTCACTTCTGCGTTCACACTATGAGAGAATCCTTTATCCCTACGAGCTCTTCCAGTCCGGTGCCACACTAACTGTGAGTGTTGcttgtgttttcttcttttgtttgttttcttttattctacATAATCCTGCTGGAAATAGTTTGGTAATTAGTGTGAAATCTTAACTTTACAAGTTTCCAGCCATCAGGGCACAGGAATGTAGTGTTGTTTGGCAGCTGTTCTGCGAGTTCATGCTGCCACAGATTCATTTCCAACATTGTTGCTCACTGGttgaggagtgaggttgtttttgttcttttttttctctctctttctctccctctctcttcctCCATGAATTTATTTCACCTACAATTAGTATCAGACTTGGACCACGTTATACTGCAGGACACCAACCGA encodes the following:
- the LOC133424522 gene encoding aldo-keto reductase family 1 member D1-like — encoded protein: MPLLKMELTAKNHSIPLSDGNSIPLIGLGTYGDPRSTPKGTAYEAVKLAIDVGYRHLDGALVYYNEHEVGQAIREKIADGTVKREDIFYCGKLWNTFHPPELVRPALEKTLETLKLDYVDLYIVEMPTAFKPGDTFYPKDENGKWLYHETDLCATWEALETCKDAGLIKSLGVSNFNKRQLELILNKPGLKHKPVSNQVECHPYFTQPKLLEYCRQKDIVIVGYSPLGTSRDASWVNLKCPPLLEDELLSSIAKKYKKTTAQVCLRFNVQRGVVVIPKSFSHDRIKDNFDIFDFSLSEDEMKAIEGLNKNIRFVELLMWSDHPEYPFHDDY